One window of the Lytechinus variegatus isolate NC3 chromosome 3, Lvar_3.0, whole genome shotgun sequence genome contains the following:
- the LOC121412121 gene encoding histone-lysine N-methyltransferase EHMT2-like, whose amino-acid sequence MEKFRYVFWLVVMATCLTIICADDMDEDKLENFHDYGMKNPQVKCPSKCWSNPPAKKTICATNGRTYISWCYLRMSACALRPVADWQVAYLGPCVHSYGSVSYTSSSVYEVKHSYEEAIPLGQLKRKQQQQRQKAHFGEEEEEEEEEEEEEEEDEEEGDYSSPVAMGGSESEGEEAESSPFVPVSFAG is encoded by the exons ATGGAAAAGTTCCGATATGTCTTCTGGTTGGTCGTCATGGCAACGtgtttaacaataatttgtgcAGACGATATGGATGAGGACAAGCTCGAGAACTTTCACGACTACG GAATGAAAAATCCACAGGTGAAATGCCCCAGCAAGTGCTGGTCAAACCCTCCAGCCAAGAAAACCATTTGCGCCACCAACGGCAGAACGTATATCTCGTGGTGTTACTTACGCATGAGCGCATGCGCACTACGTCCCGTTGCTGATTGGCAGGTGGCTTACTTGGGACCTTGTGTGCACTCATATGGGTCCGTCAGCTATACATCATCAAGTGTTTACGAGGTGAAACATTCTTACGAGGAGGCTATTCCCCTTGGGCAACTAAAGAGAAAACAGCAACAACAAAGACAAAAAGCTCACTttggagaggaggaggaggaagaggaagaggaagaagaggaagaggaggaggacgaAGAAGAAGGAGACTATTCTTCACCTG ttgCAATGGGAGGAAGCGAATCAGAGGGGGAAGAAGCAGAATCGTCACCATTTGTACCTGTTAGTTTTGCAG GTTAA